The following proteins come from a genomic window of Halomarina ordinaria:
- a CDS encoding DNA-3-methyladenine glycosylase family protein gives MADLLDRHDPYVEPEWTNGYERLLVSIINQSISTASARAVRERVFALFDGEVTPEAVLNATESELVEAGLGERKTEYARHAAEAYLERDLTPAGLADHSDEEVIDELTEIRGIGAWTARMYLLFVLERDDVLPLGDLAVRRGIETLYNDGEEMSREEMRSLAKRWRPYRSHAVRYIWAEYESDE, from the coding sequence ATGGCCGACCTCCTCGACCGCCACGACCCCTACGTGGAACCGGAGTGGACGAACGGCTACGAGCGACTGCTCGTCAGCATCATCAACCAGTCCATCTCGACGGCCTCGGCGAGAGCGGTCAGGGAGCGCGTCTTCGCCCTGTTCGACGGCGAGGTGACTCCCGAGGCGGTCCTGAACGCGACCGAGTCGGAACTCGTCGAGGCGGGCCTCGGCGAGCGGAAGACCGAGTACGCGCGCCACGCCGCCGAGGCCTACCTCGAACGCGACCTGACGCCCGCCGGCCTCGCCGACCACTCGGACGAGGAGGTCATCGACGAACTGACCGAGATTCGCGGCATCGGCGCGTGGACGGCCCGGATGTACCTCCTGTTCGTCCTCGAACGCGACGACGTTCTCCCCCTCGGCGACCTCGCGGTCCGCCGCGGCATCGAGACCCTGTACAACGACGGCGAGGAGATGAGCCGCGAGGAGATGCGGTCGCTCGCCAAGCGGTGGCGTCCCTATCGGAGCCACGCGGTCCGATACATCTGGGCGGAGTACGAGTCCGACGAGTAG
- the sdhC gene encoding succinate dehydrogenase, cytochrome b556 subunit, with the protein MSQSYDRGLVEDFGRWRDFSAGMWAWVFHKFTGWVLIGYLFTHIAVLSTATVSPDMYTNTLQGLEELLLVRFLEVGLLAVAVFHILNGVRLLFVDLGVGLGAQDKSFYASVVLTGAIVVASVPTFLAGAL; encoded by the coding sequence ATGAGCCAGTCGTACGACAGGGGCCTCGTCGAGGACTTCGGCCGGTGGCGGGACTTCTCCGCCGGCATGTGGGCGTGGGTGTTCCACAAGTTCACCGGGTGGGTCCTCATCGGATATCTCTTCACGCACATCGCCGTCCTGAGCACGGCGACGGTCAGTCCGGACATGTACACGAACACGCTACAGGGGCTGGAGGAACTCCTCCTCGTCCGGTTCCTCGAGGTCGGCCTGCTGGCGGTCGCCGTCTTCCACATCCTCAACGGCGTCCGCCTGCTGTTCGTCGACCTCGGCGTCGGCCTCGGCGCCCAGGACAAGAGCTTCTACGCCTCGGTCGTGCTGACGGGCGCCATCGTCGTCGCCAGCGTGCCGACGTTCCTCGCGGGGGCGCTCTGA
- the cysE gene encoding serine O-acetyltransferase: MFDRLREDVRTAYETDPAAKRPLEVVLTYPGLHALWFHYLARRLLAADHALAARVVSHVARVLTGVEIHPGATVGHRLFVDHGMGVVVGETAEIGDDVHMHHGVTLGGADSDPVKRHPTVEDDVLIGANATLIGDITVGTGARVGAGAVVVEDVPPGTTVAGVPAKPVGEPAEAETAEAPDEVAPGCPSR; encoded by the coding sequence ATGTTCGACAGACTTCGCGAAGACGTTCGCACCGCCTACGAGACAGACCCTGCCGCCAAGCGTCCGCTTGAGGTGGTCCTCACCTATCCGGGACTGCACGCCCTCTGGTTCCACTACCTCGCGCGACGGCTCCTCGCCGCCGACCACGCGCTCGCCGCGCGCGTCGTCTCGCACGTCGCCCGCGTCCTGACGGGCGTCGAGATACACCCCGGCGCGACCGTGGGCCACCGGCTGTTCGTCGACCACGGGATGGGCGTCGTCGTCGGCGAGACGGCCGAAATCGGTGACGACGTCCACATGCACCACGGCGTCACCCTCGGGGGGGCCGACTCGGACCCCGTCAAGCGCCACCCGACCGTCGAGGACGATGTGCTCATCGGCGCGAACGCGACGCTCATCGGCGACATCACCGTCGGGACGGGCGCACGCGTCGGTGCCGGCGCCGTCGTCGTCGAGGACGTCCCGCCGGGGACGACCGTCGCCGGCGTGCCGGCGAAGCCCGTCGGCGAGCCGGCCGAGGCCGAAACCGCCGAGGCACCGGACGAAGTGGCGCCCGGCTGCCCGTCGCGGTAG
- a CDS encoding succinate dehydrogenase/fumarate reductase iron-sulfur subunit produces the protein MSTQLPESETETETESDEQAPSAPVQQQRRMERKRARAEEEEREAVEEETELDGETYTLKVFRYDPEVEGKKRPRFDEFVVPYHKGMTVLDALMYARDHYDSSLTFRHSCRQAICGSDAMFVNGRQRLCCKTQLSDLTDPVRVEPLPHQEVVKDLVVDMQHFYDQMDAVEPFFQTNDLPSGLEEQHQTRENREKVKMSTRCIWCGACMSSCNIAAGDNEYLGPAAINKAYRFAMDEREGEELKQHRLEILEQEHGVWRCQTQFSCTEVCPKDIPLTEHIQELKREAVKNNLKFW, from the coding sequence ATGAGCACGCAACTCCCCGAATCCGAGACCGAGACCGAGACCGAATCCGACGAACAGGCGCCGAGCGCGCCCGTCCAGCAGCAGCGGCGCATGGAGCGCAAACGTGCCCGCGCCGAGGAGGAGGAGCGCGAGGCCGTCGAGGAGGAGACGGAACTCGACGGCGAGACGTACACCCTGAAGGTGTTCCGCTACGACCCCGAAGTCGAGGGCAAGAAGCGCCCGCGCTTCGACGAGTTCGTCGTCCCCTACCACAAGGGGATGACGGTGCTCGACGCGCTGATGTACGCGCGCGACCACTACGACTCCTCGCTCACCTTCCGACACTCCTGTCGGCAGGCCATCTGTGGCTCCGACGCGATGTTCGTCAACGGGCGCCAGCGTCTCTGCTGTAAGACCCAGCTGTCGGACCTCACCGACCCCGTCCGCGTCGAACCCCTCCCCCACCAGGAGGTGGTGAAGGACCTCGTCGTGGACATGCAGCACTTCTACGACCAGATGGACGCTGTCGAGCCGTTCTTCCAGACGAACGACCTCCCCTCGGGGCTAGAAGAACAGCACCAGACCCGCGAGAACCGCGAGAAGGTGAAGATGTCCACGCGCTGTATCTGGTGTGGCGCGTGCATGTCCTCGTGTAACATCGCGGCCGGCGACAACGAGTACCTCGGCCCCGCCGCCATCAACAAGGCCTACCGCTTCGCGATGGACGAGCGCGAGGGCGAGGAGCTGAAACAGCACCGCCTCGAGATACTCGAACAGGAACACGGCGTCTGGCGCTGTCAGACGCAGTTCTCCTGCACCGAGGTCTGCCCGAAGGACATCCCCCTCACCGAGCACATCCAGGAACTCAAGCGCGAGGCGGTGAAGAACAACCTCAAGTTCTGGTAA
- a CDS encoding FAD-binding protein yields the protein MHEHDVVVVGAGGAGMRAAIAANEEGADVALVSKLHPVRSHTGAAEGGINAALRDGDSWEDHAYDTMKGSDYLGDAPAVETLCQDSPKETIQLEHWGMAFSRDDDGRVSQRPFGGLSFPRTTYAGAETGHHLLHTMYEQVVKRGIRVYEEHYVMQLAVTDHEDPEARRCHGVVAYDIKTGRINGFVANDGVVIATGGPGQMYDHTTNAVANTGDGAAMAYRAGVPLQDMEFVQFHPTTLPSTGVLISEGVRGEGGILYNSEGERFMFERGYANNVGELASRDVVARAEQTEANEGRGFENDSVMLDMRHLGEERIIDRLENILHLAEDFEGVNALEEPMPVKPGQHYEMGGIETDENGETCIEGLYAVGECACVSVHGANRLGGNALPELIVFGARAGRHAATRQPETAQIQTGPSAKSEDGHVDTPVTPGEIDAGSEDVVADGGALLDAPAPEVVERTVARENARVEELMERDGVNHAEIRADLQQSMTRNVNVFRNEAGLKQALRDIRAAREGYRDVAVSDPSRTYNTDLLHTIETRNLIDLAEALTLSALAREEFRGAHWREEYQFRDDEQWLKHTQVAWNDGRPDLYYTPVILEGEGGEYEPKERSY from the coding sequence ATTCACGAACACGACGTCGTCGTCGTCGGGGCGGGCGGCGCCGGCATGCGAGCGGCCATCGCGGCGAACGAGGAGGGTGCGGACGTCGCGCTCGTCTCGAAACTCCACCCGGTACGCAGTCACACGGGCGCGGCCGAAGGGGGCATCAACGCCGCGCTGCGCGACGGCGACTCCTGGGAGGACCACGCCTACGACACGATGAAGGGCTCCGACTACCTCGGCGACGCCCCCGCCGTCGAGACGCTCTGTCAGGACAGCCCGAAGGAGACCATCCAGCTCGAACACTGGGGGATGGCGTTCTCCCGGGACGACGACGGGCGCGTCTCCCAGCGACCGTTCGGTGGCCTCTCGTTCCCGCGGACCACCTACGCGGGCGCGGAGACGGGCCACCACCTCCTGCACACGATGTACGAGCAGGTCGTCAAGCGGGGCATCCGCGTCTACGAGGAACACTACGTGATGCAACTCGCGGTCACGGACCACGAGGACCCCGAGGCGCGGCGCTGTCACGGCGTCGTCGCCTACGACATCAAGACGGGGCGCATCAACGGCTTCGTCGCGAACGACGGCGTCGTCATCGCCACCGGCGGGCCGGGCCAGATGTACGACCACACCACGAACGCCGTGGCCAACACCGGCGACGGGGCGGCGATGGCCTACCGCGCCGGCGTCCCCCTGCAGGACATGGAGTTCGTCCAGTTCCACCCGACGACGCTCCCCTCGACGGGCGTGCTCATCAGCGAGGGCGTCCGCGGCGAGGGCGGCATCCTCTACAACAGCGAGGGTGAGCGCTTCATGTTCGAACGCGGGTACGCCAACAACGTCGGCGAACTCGCCTCGCGCGACGTCGTCGCGCGCGCCGAACAGACCGAGGCCAACGAGGGCCGCGGCTTCGAGAACGACAGCGTCATGCTCGACATGCGCCACCTCGGCGAGGAGCGCATCATCGACCGCCTCGAGAACATCCTCCACCTCGCGGAGGACTTCGAGGGCGTCAACGCCCTGGAGGAGCCGATGCCGGTCAAGCCCGGCCAGCACTACGAGATGGGCGGCATCGAGACCGACGAGAACGGCGAGACGTGCATCGAGGGACTGTACGCCGTCGGCGAGTGCGCCTGCGTGAGCGTCCACGGTGCCAACCGCCTCGGCGGGAACGCCCTGCCGGAACTCATCGTCTTCGGCGCCCGCGCGGGCCGCCACGCCGCGACCCGCCAGCCCGAGACGGCCCAGATACAGACCGGCCCCTCCGCGAAGTCCGAGGACGGCCACGTCGACACGCCCGTCACGCCCGGCGAGATAGACGCCGGGAGCGAGGACGTCGTCGCCGACGGCGGGGCGCTCCTCGACGCGCCCGCACCCGAGGTCGTCGAACGGACCGTCGCCCGGGAGAACGCTCGCGTCGAGGAACTGATGGAACGCGACGGCGTCAACCACGCCGAGATCCGCGCCGACCTCCAGCAGTCGATGACGCGCAACGTCAACGTCTTCCGCAACGAGGCGGGGCTGAAGCAGGCGCTGCGCGACATCCGTGCGGCGCGCGAGGGTTACCGCGACGTCGCCGTCAGCGACCCCTCGCGGACGTACAACACGGACCTGCTCCACACTATCGAGACGCGCAACCTCATCGACCTCGCCGAGGCGCTGACGCTCAGCGCGCTGGCGCGCGAGGAGTTCCGCGGCGCGCACTGGCGCGAGGAGTACCAGTTCCGCGACGACGAGCAGTGGCTCAAGCACACGCAGGTCGCCTGGAACGACGGCCGCCCGGACCTCTACTACACGCCCGTCATCCTGGAGGGGGAGGGCGGCGAGTACGAACCCAAAGAGCGAAGCTACTGA
- a CDS encoding succinylglutamate desuccinylase/aspartoacylase family protein: protein MAAPDAFTYNGGTVAPGETQNLRYSVSETYLGDPVRIPVTVVNGEREGPTVFLSAAAHGDELNGIEVVREVAHTWNHADLAGTLVCLPVLNVPGFIAQQRYLPIYDRDLNRSFPGSETSTGAKRMANRIFRNFIEPCDYGLDFHTSTRGRTNMLHVRGDMEHTETARLANAFASNVILSSEGPEGTLRREATDAGTPTITIEMGEAHRFQRSLIDRALDGVLSVLAEFGLRPAEQVRWPGWRTVIDDSGEKTWLRADVGGLVDMNYERGTLVYEDDVICTISDPFRADTETVEAPFTGLLVGVLENPLVYPGNPLCHLVKLEEKTLRALEQEQAITRTP, encoded by the coding sequence ATGGCAGCGCCCGACGCGTTCACCTACAACGGGGGAACCGTCGCCCCCGGCGAGACGCAGAACCTCCGCTACAGCGTCAGCGAGACCTACCTCGGCGACCCGGTTCGCATCCCCGTCACCGTCGTCAACGGCGAACGCGAGGGCCCGACCGTGTTCCTCAGCGCGGCGGCCCACGGCGACGAACTGAACGGCATCGAGGTCGTCCGCGAGGTCGCCCACACCTGGAACCACGCCGACCTCGCGGGGACCCTCGTCTGCCTGCCCGTCCTCAACGTCCCCGGGTTCATCGCCCAGCAGCGCTACCTCCCCATCTACGACCGCGACCTGAACCGCTCGTTCCCCGGCAGCGAGACGAGCACGGGCGCGAAGCGGATGGCCAACCGCATCTTCCGCAACTTCATCGAACCCTGCGACTACGGCCTCGACTTCCACACCTCCACGCGCGGGCGGACGAACATGCTCCACGTCCGGGGCGACATGGAGCACACGGAGACGGCCCGCCTCGCCAACGCCTTCGCGTCGAACGTCATCCTCTCCAGTGAGGGGCCGGAAGGGACGCTCCGACGGGAGGCCACGGACGCCGGGACTCCCACCATCACCATCGAGATGGGGGAGGCCCACCGCTTCCAGCGGTCGCTCATCGACCGGGCGCTCGACGGCGTGCTGAGCGTCCTCGCGGAGTTCGGCCTCCGGCCGGCCGAACAGGTCCGCTGGCCGGGGTGGCGGACCGTCATCGACGACAGCGGCGAGAAGACGTGGCTCCGCGCCGACGTCGGCGGTCTCGTCGACATGAACTACGAGCGGGGGACGCTCGTCTACGAGGACGACGTCATCTGCACCATCTCCGACCCGTTCCGCGCCGACACGGAGACGGTCGAGGCACCGTTCACCGGCCTGCTCGTCGGCGTCCTGGAGAACCCGCTGGTCTACCCGGGGAACCCGCTCTGTCACCTCGTGAAACTGGAGGAGAAGACGCTCCGCGCGCTCGAACAGGAGCAGGCCATCACCCGCACGCCGTGA
- a CDS encoding acyl-CoA dehydrogenase family protein: protein MDFDLTDEQRQIRDEVRRFAENEVAPVAGEYDVEEKFPFEVLETAAEMGLTGANIPVEYGGAGYNALETALVVEELFAVDPGVGLSITATTFGSDAIMEFGTEEQKEEYLEPVAIGEAIMGAAISEPDTGSDVSSVSTTAEKDGDEWVLNGNKMWITNGSVGDFFVVMCKTDPEAEGRYNGFSQIIVESDREGFTSEKITGKLGIRASDTAELVFDDLRVPEENLVGTRGMGFLQLMQFFDVTRTMVAAQGIGIAKGACERALDYAKEREQFGRPIGDFQAIQHKLADMHTRTEAARQLTYKSAWSVDNSDDQLTTLASMAKEYASRVAVDCANEAVQIHGGAGYVNDFDVERLYRDAKITQIYEGTTEIQKNIIARELLGKGF, encoded by the coding sequence ATGGACTTCGACCTGACGGACGAACAGAGGCAGATTCGCGACGAGGTCCGGCGCTTCGCGGAGAACGAGGTCGCCCCCGTCGCGGGGGAGTACGACGTCGAGGAGAAGTTCCCCTTCGAGGTGCTGGAGACGGCCGCCGAGATGGGGCTGACCGGCGCGAACATCCCCGTCGAGTACGGCGGCGCGGGCTACAACGCCCTCGAGACGGCGCTCGTCGTCGAGGAACTGTTCGCCGTCGACCCCGGCGTCGGCCTCTCCATCACGGCGACGACGTTCGGCAGCGACGCCATCATGGAGTTCGGCACCGAGGAACAGAAAGAGGAGTACCTCGAACCCGTCGCCATCGGCGAGGCCATCATGGGCGCGGCCATCTCCGAACCCGACACCGGCAGCGATGTCTCCTCCGTCTCGACCACCGCCGAGAAGGACGGCGACGAGTGGGTACTCAACGGCAACAAGATGTGGATCACCAACGGGTCGGTCGGCGACTTCTTCGTCGTGATGTGCAAGACCGACCCCGAGGCCGAGGGTCGATACAACGGCTTCTCACAGATAATCGTCGAGTCCGACCGCGAGGGGTTCACGAGCGAGAAGATAACGGGCAAGCTCGGCATCCGCGCGAGCGACACCGCCGAACTCGTCTTCGACGACCTGCGCGTCCCCGAGGAGAACCTCGTCGGCACGCGCGGCATGGGCTTCCTCCAGCTCATGCAGTTCTTCGACGTCACCCGGACGATGGTCGCCGCCCAGGGTATCGGCATCGCCAAGGGCGCCTGCGAACGCGCGCTCGACTACGCCAAGGAGCGCGAACAGTTCGGCCGCCCCATCGGCGACTTCCAGGCCATCCAGCACAAACTCGCCGACATGCACACCCGGACCGAGGCCGCCAGACAGCTGACCTACAAGTCCGCCTGGAGCGTCGACAACTCCGACGACCAGTTGACGACGCTCGCCTCCATGGCCAAGGAGTACGCCTCCCGCGTCGCCGTCGACTGCGCCAACGAGGCCGTCCAGATACACGGCGGGGCCGGCTACGTCAACGACTTCGACGTCGAACGCCTCTACCGCGACGCGAAGATCACTCAGATATACGAGGGCACCACGGAGATTCAGAAGAACATCATCGCCCGCGAGTTGCTGGGGAAGGGTTTCTAA
- a CDS encoding RimK/LysX family protein, whose protein sequence is MSTTDENRVRVGVLSLHNSKETKAILNAVEDLGHAPEWLRAENTAISIEDGDVAIEPEVDIVANRLLLSNTEEPAEGLGLATTFNRLRPMLNQPGAVLTAIHKFATAVTLADWNIAVPDALLALSNDGLNRNRDRFGDVGVYKTAIGTHGGGTWKVDLTEPVNPKVGNRQAFLQKLIELDDERHSDLRVYVVGEHIVGAMRRYAPEGDWRTNVALGGAVEDMTDELPEEASETALYAAEVLGLDYAGVDLVKGKDGWYVLEVNPTAGFKGLYQATGSSPAPYIAKMAIERAGGTVDDERVRELSATLDDSTPSCAPRVAPYDSEDQPLIGYIEEVVVSGTSGSTGALAKSDTGATRTSIDTSLAAEIGAGPIKSMTRVKSGSVKSGKARPVVDLVIGIGGRQHTVTASVEDRSHMDYPLLLGRDILEHYRVDVRRRADGDYSDDDEEALEE, encoded by the coding sequence ATGTCCACCACTGATGAAAACCGAGTACGAGTTGGCGTCCTCTCGCTACACAACAGCAAGGAGACCAAGGCGATCCTCAACGCCGTCGAGGACCTCGGCCACGCCCCGGAGTGGCTCCGCGCCGAGAACACCGCGATCTCCATCGAGGACGGCGACGTCGCGATAGAACCCGAGGTGGACATCGTCGCGAACCGGCTCCTGCTCTCGAACACCGAGGAACCCGCGGAGGGCCTCGGGTTGGCGACGACGTTCAACCGCCTCCGCCCGATGCTCAACCAGCCGGGGGCGGTGCTGACGGCCATCCACAAGTTCGCCACGGCCGTCACGCTCGCGGACTGGAACATCGCCGTCCCCGACGCCCTGCTCGCGCTGTCGAACGACGGCCTCAACCGCAACCGCGACCGCTTCGGCGACGTCGGCGTCTACAAGACCGCCATCGGGACGCACGGCGGCGGCACCTGGAAGGTCGACCTCACCGAACCCGTCAACCCGAAGGTCGGCAACCGACAGGCCTTCCTCCAGAAGCTCATCGAACTCGACGACGAGCGCCACAGCGACCTCCGGGTGTACGTCGTCGGCGAGCACATCGTCGGCGCGATGCGCCGGTACGCCCCCGAGGGCGACTGGCGGACCAACGTGGCGCTCGGCGGTGCCGTCGAGGACATGACCGACGAACTGCCCGAGGAGGCCTCGGAGACGGCGCTGTACGCGGCCGAGGTGCTCGGCCTCGACTACGCCGGCGTCGACCTCGTGAAGGGGAAGGACGGCTGGTACGTCCTCGAGGTCAACCCGACGGCGGGGTTCAAGGGCCTCTACCAGGCCACCGGCTCCAGCCCCGCCCCCTACATCGCGAAGATGGCCATCGAGCGCGCCGGCGGGACCGTCGACGACGAACGGGTCCGCGAGCTCTCGGCGACCCTCGACGACTCGACGCCCTCCTGTGCTCCCCGGGTCGCTCCCTACGACTCCGAGGACCAGCCGCTCATCGGTTACATCGAGGAGGTCGTCGTCAGCGGGACCAGCGGCTCGACGGGCGCGCTGGCGAAGTCCGACACGGGCGCGACGCGGACCAGCATCGACACGTCGCTGGCCGCCGAAATCGGCGCCGGCCCCATCAAGAGCATGACGCGCGTGAAGTCGGGGAGCGTCAAGTCCGGGAAGGCCCGCCCCGTCGTCGACCTCGTCATCGGTATCGGCGGGCGACAGCACACCGTCACCGCGAGCGTCGAGGACCGCAGCCACATGGACTACCCCCTCCTGCTCGGGCGCGACATCCTCGAACACTACCGCGTCGACGTCCGCCGGCGCGCGGACGGTGACTACTCCGACGACGACGAGGAAGCGCTGGAGGAGTAA
- a CDS encoding 3-hydroxyacyl-CoA dehydrogenase/enoyl-CoA hydratase family protein has translation MESDDIQTIAVLGAGNMGHGIAEVAAMAGYDVMLRDINEEFVQNGYEQIEWSLNKLAEKEQLTQEEADASIDRITPVVDMEEAVGDVEFVIEAVPEKMDIKKDVYGDVVEYAPEDAILATNTSSLSITDLSEVTERPEQFCGMHFFNPPVRMALVEVISGAHTADETLDVAEDLAEAFGKTPVRVRKDVPGFVVNRILVPLMNEACWVVEDGTATMAEVDSTVKFDIGLPMGAFELGDQVGNDVTYHVLEYMHDELGEAYAPCPLLEETVEEERYGKKVGRGFYDYEDGDGAQVPTDQTRDDVKRRLLATMANEVGHLVEQDVAPPRDIDQAVMLGAGYPEGPAKMADKAGLETLVETLEALEESTGAERYAVADGLREAAEDGGFHGSADDGETTEFTTISVEYPRERVGHIVLDREARMNTINPDVLDELSAAVDLLEDDDDVRSILLTGKGDRAFSAGADVSGFAASAEPLEAIELSRKGQSTFGKLEEVGMPVVAGIDGFALGGGLELAACADLRIASDRSELGLPEHSLGLLPGWGGTQRLQRLIGMGRAKQVIFTSDRFDAETMADWGFVNEVVPHTEFDEAALDLAERLAGGPPVAQRLTKRAMLRGSEDIEAGLELEAQAFGHLMGTDDLMEGITAFSTDRDPEFEGK, from the coding sequence ATGGAATCCGACGACATCCAGACTATCGCGGTCCTCGGGGCCGGGAACATGGGTCACGGCATCGCCGAGGTGGCGGCGATGGCGGGCTACGACGTGATGCTCCGGGACATCAACGAGGAGTTCGTTCAGAACGGCTACGAGCAGATCGAGTGGAGCCTGAACAAACTCGCCGAGAAGGAGCAGTTAACGCAGGAGGAAGCCGACGCCAGCATCGACCGCATCACGCCGGTCGTCGACATGGAGGAGGCCGTCGGCGACGTCGAGTTCGTCATCGAGGCCGTGCCCGAGAAGATGGACATCAAGAAGGACGTCTACGGCGACGTCGTCGAGTACGCGCCGGAGGACGCCATCCTCGCGACCAACACCTCCTCGCTCTCCATCACCGACCTCTCGGAGGTGACTGAGCGACCCGAACAGTTCTGCGGGATGCACTTCTTCAACCCGCCGGTCCGGATGGCGCTCGTCGAGGTCATCTCCGGTGCCCACACCGCCGACGAGACCCTCGACGTGGCCGAGGACCTCGCCGAGGCGTTCGGCAAGACGCCCGTCCGCGTGCGAAAGGACGTCCCCGGGTTCGTCGTCAACCGCATCCTCGTCCCGCTGATGAACGAGGCGTGCTGGGTCGTCGAGGACGGGACGGCCACGATGGCGGAGGTCGACTCGACGGTGAAGTTCGACATCGGCCTGCCGATGGGTGCGTTCGAACTCGGCGACCAGGTCGGCAACGACGTCACCTACCACGTCCTCGAGTACATGCACGACGAACTCGGCGAGGCGTACGCCCCCTGCCCCCTGCTGGAGGAGACGGTCGAGGAGGAGCGCTACGGCAAGAAGGTCGGACGGGGCTTCTACGACTACGAGGACGGCGACGGCGCACAGGTCCCCACCGACCAGACCCGCGACGACGTCAAGCGCCGCCTGCTGGCGACGATGGCCAACGAGGTGGGCCACCTCGTCGAGCAGGACGTCGCCCCGCCGCGCGACATCGACCAGGCCGTGATGCTCGGGGCGGGGTACCCCGAGGGGCCGGCGAAGATGGCCGACAAGGCCGGTCTGGAGACGCTCGTCGAGACGCTCGAAGCGTTGGAGGAATCGACGGGCGCCGAGCGCTACGCGGTCGCGGACGGCCTCCGCGAGGCTGCCGAGGACGGCGGGTTCCACGGGAGTGCCGACGACGGCGAGACGACAGAGTTCACCACCATCAGCGTCGAGTACCCCCGCGAGCGGGTGGGCCACATCGTGCTCGACCGCGAGGCGCGGATGAACACTATCAACCCGGACGTCCTCGACGAACTCTCGGCGGCCGTCGACCTCCTCGAGGACGACGACGACGTGCGCTCGATTCTCCTCACCGGGAAGGGCGACCGCGCCTTCTCCGCCGGCGCCGACGTCTCCGGGTTCGCCGCCAGCGCCGAACCGCTGGAGGCCATCGAACTCTCCCGGAAGGGCCAGTCCACGTTCGGGAAACTGGAGGAAGTCGGCATGCCCGTCGTCGCCGGTATCGACGGCTTCGCCCTCGGCGGCGGCCTCGAACTCGCCGCCTGCGCGGACCTGCGCATCGCCAGCGACCGTTCGGAACTCGGCCTGCCCGAGCACAGCCTCGGCCTCCTGCCGGGGTGGGGCGGTACCCAGCGCCTCCAGCGCCTCATCGGCATGGGTCGGGCGAAGCAGGTCATCTTCACCTCGGACCGCTTCGACGCCGAGACGATGGCGGACTGGGGCTTCGTCAACGAGGTCGTCCCGCACACGGAGTTCGACGAGGCGGCGCTCGACCTCGCGGAGCGACTCGCCGGCGGCCCCCCGGTCGCCCAGCGCCTCACCAAGCGCGCGATGCTGCGTGGCTCGGAGGACATCGAGGCCGGTCTCGAACTCGAAGCGCAGGCGTTCGGTCACCTGATGGGGACCGACGACCTCATGGAGGGTATCACCGCGTTCTCGACCGACCGCGACCCCGAGTTCGAAGGGAAGTGA
- a CDS encoding succinate dehydrogenase: MAEHYSSFERKGTGWLLQRLTAVFLVGVLAFHFMLLHFVNHAAEITFMGTQARMGQVGYFATMWLFLVTATFHGVNGVYNALVNQGLSGTQQRVARAGLALAALALVAQGTYVALAMNGFL; encoded by the coding sequence ATGGCGGAGCACTACTCCTCGTTCGAGCGCAAGGGCACCGGTTGGCTGCTCCAGCGCCTGACGGCGGTGTTCCTCGTCGGCGTCCTCGCCTTCCACTTCATGCTACTTCACTTCGTGAACCACGCCGCCGAAATCACCTTCATGGGCACGCAGGCCCGCATGGGGCAGGTCGGCTACTTCGCGACCATGTGGCTGTTCCTCGTGACGGCCACCTTCCACGGCGTCAACGGCGTCTACAACGCTCTCGTCAACCAGGGGCTCTCCGGGACCCAGCAGCGCGTCGCGCGGGCCGGCCTCGCGCTCGCGGCGCTCGCACTCGTCGCCCAGGGGACCTACGTGGCACTGGCGATGAACGGCTTCCTCTAA